In Tachysurus vachellii isolate PV-2020 chromosome 3, HZAU_Pvac_v1, whole genome shotgun sequence, one genomic interval encodes:
- the LOC132842840 gene encoding stathmin-like, protein MASSDIKVKELDKRASGQAFEVILGTAAPEVKADFPLSPQKKKDCSLEEIQKKLEAAEERRKSYEAGVLKQLAEKREHEKEVQQKAVEEKNNFSKMTEEKLNQKMEASKENRTAIMAAMTEKFKEKDKKLEEVRKNKNKEAEI, encoded by the exons ATGGCCTCTAGTG ATATTAAAGTGAAGGAGCTGGACAAGCGAGCCTCAGGCCAGGCCTTTGAGGTCATTTTGGGCACTGCTGCCCCAGAAGTGAAAGCAGACTTCCCTCTGTCTCCTCAGAAGAAAAAGGACTGCTCACTGGAGGAAATCCAGAAGAAACTGGAAGCAGCTGAGGAACGGCGCAAG TCCTATGAAGCTGGAGTTCTGAAGCAATTGGCTGAAAAGCGTGAGCATGAAAAGGAGGTGCAGCAGAAAgcagtggaggaaaaaaacaatttcagCAAGATGACAGAGGAGAAACTGAATCAGAAAATGGAAGCCAGTAAAGAGAACCGTACAGCAATAATGGCAGCCATGACTGAGAAGTTTAAAGAGAAG gaTAAGAAGCTGGAAGAGGTCCGGAAAAACAAGAACAAGGAAGCAGAGATTTGA